The Clarias gariepinus isolate MV-2021 ecotype Netherlands chromosome 26, CGAR_prim_01v2, whole genome shotgun sequence sequence AAAATGAGGAAGTGCAGGTTTTTATCATCTTTAATGCTGATTGTAATGAGTTCCAGAGATCTAGGAAAACCCTGCCCTGTGTcctgtttcctctaaccagaGTCAAATAGGTTTGAGAGAACTTAAACTACAATCCAATGCTTATTCTCAACAGAAGGTCTCCAGGTGCTACATAGTGCATAATGAATTACAGCAGCTAATTTGATTGAGTTGACCTCAGGTCAAGGAGTGCAGTGTGAGCATATAGCAATTATAACAGTCTTTATTTGGTAGAactatgagattttttttattgaaagtaTTTTGGTTGTATACTCCACTGTGATGGCTCTGTAAGGAACAGAATGTCCTGAAATGACAGATGATAATATGAGTCGTCATTGCAGAAATCTAGATGTGATTTCGCGACTGCAATTCAGTGCTTTCTGTAGCAGCATTTTAGGGCAATTCATTTTCCCCCAAAAGATTTTCTTTCTATTGCATGTATTGTGCAGAGATTTGCTCTCAGGGGATTTATCTCAGGATTGGATGTTAGATGTTAAAATGACCCATACAGTGAAGGCTGGAATGATTTCGTACATTATTTCCTAATGTATTTTGAAGTCTTTAATCCCTTTTACATAAAAGTATTTCTAATTATTGGTCAGTATGTTGATGGCTTACCTTTAAAGAACATCTAAATTCATGAAATGATGTAGGTTGTTTATCTGCTTATCAGTCTGATGTGTCAAGTgtgtattcacacactcacatctgaGTCATGTTGTTTTGCTCTTGTCATTGGTGTACAAGTACAGCCGAgagaatatttaataatttttcaggaTTATGAATACACAAAAGTCTGGACTAGGGAAAAAAAGAGCTGGGGtatgggtttttcttttttgcaattgtattaacatttattaacaaCTATGGTCATACATCAAAAATCTAGACAAGAAGtgaaaaaatgtcttttaatgttttattgaaaaatataaaaataagaacaTTCTCTTGCACAACAGAAAATTACTGTTTGCTCATTAGTTTATTAACAAACTTACAGTGTATTTTATAATGTACAATGAAACTGGATATCTGTCCAGATAAAATCAACTTCTCAGTACAGAACTCTGAAAAtatttccttatatatatatatatatatatatatatatatataatattttttttttaaagaaaagtaatGTACCGTCGTTTTGATGCTACAGTTTTGATTTAGCATTTGCACAGCAATTATGGAAAGTGACACCAGTGTCCATGTTCATTCTCCTATTTCTttctacaaataaataatacaatatataaatacattaggATGGAAAAGCAGCACTGTGGTACAGGATGTCATGGTTTGTttgctaaattaaaaaaaaaaaaaaatcctcctgGTCAGATTTTAGGCTACTTGCCGAAAATCTCCATCATTTTCCTGTTGCTGTGGGCCTGCTGCGCTAGCTGCTCGGCCTTCGCCATCTCCAGCACCTCCCGCAGCAGGTGGAAGGTCAGGTCCAGGGAGATGGGCGGCTCCTCTGCGCGGCGCGGTCTCTCCGCTGGGGCGCCGCGCAACCCGCGGGCCGCTTCGGCCACCTCGTCCTCCTCGCGGAGCAGGTGCTGCGTAAGCCTGAGCTGCAGAGCGCGTTTGAACACCGCTGATGCCGGTTCGGGGCGCGTCTCAGGCTCGGACTCACGCTCGCGCTGATTGCCCACCCGGATGAAGTACTCCTCTCCCAGCCGTGCCCAAATGGGCCGTGTGCGCCTCTGGTCTTCCTCCTCCTGGGACGCGGAGGAGAGGGAAGCCCGCCGGTCAGGACCGTCCACTGCTCGACACTCATGCATGCGTGGAGGGAAGGCAACGAGCAGAGCGGCGGCGGTGGTGAAGAGAAAGTGGAGCTTCATTTCTGAGGGGATTCTGCAGGACAGAAAAATAACTCGATCAGAATTACGCGCGCTTATGGTCATCTGCGCGCTGCCGGTTGACTCGGAAGTGGGATCTGCTTTAAAAAGTTGAGGAGAGTTAATGATGGTGACAGGTTTTGTCCGAATACAATGGTTCTAGTTTGGATCGTATCTCTCTGGGACCCTCACGCGCACATCTTATGTAGGTACCTTTAGAAGGTGAGTCTTTAGGTGAGTCTAAAGGTTTAAATTATTACCGACtaacttttatctttttaagtctttggaatatatttatctttttgtctattttactttcacaaaaacaacaacatttaactCTGAAATAGACAAAAATGGTTAGAATACCAAAGATGCTTCATGGAACAAGTAGTGTTTTTTGGCCAGCCATATTTATAATGAATTTAAGAGTCTTTGCTGCTCCCTAGCCGCTTACTACAATACTCAGTAGTATgtcagaaaaatacagaacagctCACATACTCACCTCTGATGTACTTTACAACTTAGTACAGTAGTACAGAGTTTAGGACGTATCTATCCATGACAGTTTTACGCACCATCTTCGGCACCTTTATAGACTATAAATTACCCCCCAAAAGCAGCAAATTCTCTTTTTCCGTTTATcttaaaacatgcaaataatacactagcaatatacatttttaagagctcattgaattaaaaaatgcGTACCTGGTATGTGTAAATGATGTATCCCcgggatttttttcttat is a genomic window containing:
- the crhb gene encoding corticotropin releasing hormone b; the encoded protein is MKLHFLFTTAAALLVAFPPRMHECRAVDGPDRRASLSSASQEEEDQRRTRPIWARLGEEYFIRVGNQRERESEPETRPEPASAVFKRALQLRLTQHLLREEDEVAEAARGLRGAPAERPRRAEEPPISLDLTFHLLREVLEMAKAEQLAQQAHSNRKMMEIFGK